GCGTTTCGCCAGCGCCAGGCCACTTTCCGGTGTGCTCGCAGTTGCCAGGACAATGGCCTTCTGCAATGAGAACTTGAGCGTATACATGTGCAGGATGTCCGGGTCGTCGTCGATGAGAAGTACGGTCGTCCGGGTCATAGGTGTGATTGGGACTCATTAAGACGTAAGGACACCATGTCGACGACTTCCTGCGGGGTCAGTTTGGCCTTCATTACGTAGGCATCTGCACCAAGCCGCTTTCCCTTCTCGGCAGCGTCTTTTTCTCCCATGTTGGTCAGGAGATAAACTGGGATGTCCTTAAGGGTCGGATCAGCCTTCATACGTTTCAACACCTCAAAGCCATCGAGGTCATCCATGCGGATGTCCAGCAGGACCAGGTCGGGCTTCACCTTCTTGACCATGGCGAGACCACTGTATCCGCCGGTAGCTACCAGAAGCTTCAAACCGGACAGGCGAAACTTCATTTGATACATTTCGATCAAGGTAGGGTCGTCTTCGATCAGGAGAATGGCG
The Candidatus Zixiibacteriota bacterium DNA segment above includes these coding regions:
- a CDS encoding response regulator; translated protein: MDPKKAAILLIEDDPTLIEMYQMKFRLSGLKLLVATGGYSGLAMVKKVKPDLVLLDIRMDDLDGFEVLKRMKADPTLKDIPVYLLTNMGEKDAAEKGKRLGADAYVMKAKLTPQEVVDMVSLRLNESQSHL